In Desulfovibrio inopinatus DSM 10711, the following proteins share a genomic window:
- a CDS encoding DotU family type IV/VI secretion system protein, translating into MRIIDLFANPLAYALYLIEGKTPPLPFEKVREDLLGYFEQSEELAKQNGVAENDYINAKFAVCAWVDEALLTSNWPDREQWKNIQLQRGYFNTNNAGVEFFQRLEKLGSEDKSVREVYAICLALGFRGKYFLPDNESERDGITKELLSRVKSGRFAEYTPETDHLFPSAYRPDPGAPGRRWNVWRFDWYTVLIPVAALIIVGQIYWLYHNDLNITLLNFFGSLN; encoded by the coding sequence ATGCGTATTATCGATTTGTTTGCCAATCCCCTGGCCTATGCACTGTACCTCATCGAAGGCAAAACACCGCCTCTTCCGTTTGAGAAAGTCCGGGAAGATCTTCTTGGCTATTTCGAACAGAGCGAGGAACTGGCCAAACAGAATGGCGTCGCCGAAAATGATTATATCAACGCAAAATTCGCGGTGTGCGCCTGGGTCGATGAGGCTCTGCTCACCTCCAATTGGCCGGACCGTGAACAATGGAAAAACATTCAACTCCAGCGTGGGTATTTCAATACCAACAACGCCGGGGTGGAATTTTTCCAACGCCTTGAAAAACTTGGAAGTGAAGACAAATCGGTTCGCGAAGTCTATGCCATTTGCCTCGCACTTGGATTTCGCGGTAAATACTTTCTCCCCGACAATGAATCTGAACGCGACGGCATCACCAAAGAATTGTTGTCACGTGTCAAAAGCGGGCGATTTGCCGAGTATACCCCCGAAACCGACCACCTTTTTCCATCGGCCTACCGACCCGACCCCGGAGCCCCCGGACGACGATGGAATGTCTGGCGTTTCGATTGGTATACAGTACTCATCCCGGTGGCCGCTCTCATTATTGTAGGCCAGATTTACTGGCTCTACCACAACGACCTCAATATAACCCTGCTCAATTTCTTCGGGTCGCTTAACTAG
- the tssK gene encoding type VI secretion system baseplate subunit TssK, protein MDTLKRVYWHQGLFLQPQHFQITDASWAMHLKSLQKVGFQYFWGICDLDINEADLENKRFEIRSGEFIFKDGSIVSIPDNAVTQARSFENDWLDTERPMKVYVGMHKWNPSGKNVTEIEAPDDAFKASTKYVTDIEPQELPDLHADGPPSKVQRLSYALKIFWETEKDQMNDYEVLPVAILQRQGERIVLSPTFIPPCLNVSASKALSQLMHEVRDLASARCRVLEQYKSPHDLQGSDVNIRYMVYLMALRTLNRHVPLLHRMTSVDTIHPWTMFCELTQLVGELSTFSASINAFGEGRDGKQIVPEYDHENLYACFKPARRLIGDLLEGLVLGPEYLLRLIREGDSFNAEVPEGVFRPGQSYWLVLKTQQGMESIIDSIHHIVKLSATKYISTLIARAVPGIPLSYSADAPSGLARGENAYFFRIDSASPQWLDVEKTHMLSLYWDTAPEDLTAELVVMRG, encoded by the coding sequence ATGGATACGCTGAAACGGGTTTATTGGCACCAGGGGCTTTTTCTTCAGCCCCAGCATTTCCAAATCACTGACGCCTCATGGGCGATGCACTTGAAATCCCTCCAAAAGGTGGGATTTCAATATTTTTGGGGAATTTGCGACCTCGATATCAATGAAGCCGATCTTGAGAACAAACGCTTTGAAATCCGCAGTGGTGAGTTCATTTTCAAAGATGGCTCCATTGTCAGTATTCCCGACAATGCCGTCACGCAGGCTCGGAGCTTTGAAAACGATTGGCTTGATACAGAGCGGCCCATGAAAGTGTACGTGGGTATGCACAAGTGGAATCCTTCCGGCAAAAACGTCACAGAGATTGAAGCACCCGACGATGCCTTTAAAGCTTCGACAAAGTACGTCACCGATATTGAGCCGCAGGAACTGCCCGACTTGCATGCCGACGGTCCGCCGTCCAAAGTTCAACGTCTCTCGTACGCACTCAAAATTTTTTGGGAAACCGAAAAAGACCAGATGAACGACTACGAAGTTTTGCCTGTCGCCATCTTACAACGACAAGGCGAGCGTATCGTTCTCTCCCCGACCTTTATTCCCCCGTGCCTCAATGTCAGCGCATCCAAAGCCTTGTCCCAGCTCATGCATGAAGTCCGTGACCTTGCTTCCGCTCGGTGCCGCGTCCTTGAACAGTATAAAAGCCCGCACGATCTCCAGGGGTCTGACGTCAACATTCGCTACATGGTTTACCTCATGGCGTTACGCACGCTGAACCGCCATGTCCCGCTTCTTCATCGTATGACTTCGGTCGATACAATTCACCCGTGGACTATGTTCTGCGAACTCACGCAACTCGTCGGGGAGCTTTCCACGTTTTCCGCGTCTATCAATGCATTTGGTGAAGGTCGCGACGGGAAGCAAATCGTCCCGGAATATGACCATGAGAACCTGTACGCATGCTTCAAGCCGGCGCGCCGATTAATCGGCGACCTGCTGGAAGGCCTTGTCCTCGGACCTGAATATCTCTTACGCCTCATTCGAGAAGGCGATTCCTTCAACGCCGAAGTACCCGAAGGAGTGTTCAGACCGGGCCAGTCGTACTGGCTTGTGCTGAAAACTCAGCAAGGCATGGAGTCTATCATCGATTCCATTCATCACATCGTCAAATTGAGCGCCACCAAATACATCTCGACACTCATAGCTCGAGCCGTTCCAGGTATCCCCCTCTCCTACTCAGCCGATGCCCCCTCCGGGCTGGCTCGCGGGGAGAACGCCTATTTCTTCCGCATCGACTCGGCAAGCCCACAGTGGCTCGATGTGGAAAAAACACATATGCTCTCTCTCTATTGGGATACAGCACCTGAGGACCTGACGGCCGAACTCGTCGTCATGCGAGGCTAG
- a CDS encoding type VI secretion lipoprotein TssJ, producing the protein MLKVSPSTHYVSRMAVLAVCCCLVLFSLISCGGSPDPKQDEPQWTYAPGFIKLRYRADPMLNMYDETGHALLLCIYQLSDPNSFNSLAKTQQGLRKLLECKEFDGTVASYQRLFVQPKEDQTMSLDRAEKATFMGIAAGYNQLDPKQSTKLYQYPVTEKKEGFFTTTTIRKPGKVFINLFLGPTGIQQVGGD; encoded by the coding sequence ATGTTAAAAGTGAGCCCGTCTACGCACTACGTATCCCGAATGGCAGTCTTGGCTGTTTGCTGTTGCCTTGTACTGTTTTCCCTTATCTCGTGCGGTGGGTCACCGGATCCAAAACAAGACGAGCCCCAGTGGACATACGCTCCCGGCTTTATCAAATTACGATACCGAGCCGACCCCATGCTCAACATGTATGATGAAACCGGTCATGCGCTGTTGTTGTGCATTTATCAACTGAGCGATCCCAATTCGTTCAATTCGTTGGCCAAGACCCAGCAAGGCTTGCGAAAACTTCTCGAATGCAAAGAATTTGACGGTACGGTGGCGTCGTACCAACGATTGTTTGTCCAGCCCAAGGAAGATCAAACCATGTCCTTGGATCGTGCAGAAAAAGCGACATTCATGGGTATTGCCGCCGGATATAATCAGCTTGACCCCAAACAGTCGACCAAGCTCTATCAATATCCGGTGACCGAGAAGAAGGAAGGTTTTTTTACCACCACGACCATACGCAAGCCGGGTAAGGTCTTCATCAATCTGTTCCTCGGCCCCACCGGCATCCAGCAGGTCGGCGGCGATTGA